In the genome of Magnolia sinica isolate HGM2019 chromosome 2, MsV1, whole genome shotgun sequence, one region contains:
- the LOC131226481 gene encoding uncharacterized protein LOC131226481 yields MTIANRKVYRILLDIGSLADILYFEAFDKIEIDRSHLPPIQTLLRGFVGDKVIFKGVIPLRVIAREGQNQVTLMVDFLVVNCPSTYNVILRRPSLNSMMAVVSTYHLMMKLPTIGGVSYLRGDQCEARHCYSVALRKGIPKQALMIKSLDPREELLEKGSPMEELITIPLDENDPSKTVQVETSLDPDHRVQMINFLRQNKDIFTWKWRVCVDYSDMNKACPVDSFPLPKIDQLVDNTAGHKLLMFMDAYSGYNQIAMHSSNKQKTTFFTDKGLYSYKVIPFGLKNARTTYQ; encoded by the exons ATGACCATAGCCAATCGGAAGGTGTACCGCATCCTGCTCGACATAGGTAGTTTGGCTGATATACTATACTTTGAGGCCTTTGATAAGATCGAAATTGACAGATCACATCTCCCACCCATCCAAACCCTACTGCGTGGCTTTGTAGGAGATAAGGTCATCTTTAAGGGTGTGATCCCTCTACGTGTCATAGCAAGAGAAGGGCAGAACCAGGTCAccttgatggtggacttcctagtGGTAAATTGTCCATCGACCTACAACGTCATCCTCAGACGACCTTCACTCAACTCCATGATGGCAGTAGTATCTACATACCACTTAATGATGAAGCTCCCCACCATAGGTGGGGTCAGTTACCTTCGAGGAGACCAGTGTGAGGCTCGGCACTGTTATTCGGTTGCGTTACGGAAAGGTATACCTAAGCAAGCTCTTATGATCAAATCGCTCGACCCTAGGGAAGAGTTGCTAGAAAAAGGTTCTCCGATGGAGGAACTCATAACCATTCCGCTCGACGAAAACGACCCTAGCAAAACTGTACAGGTCGAAACGTCTCTAGACCCTGACCATCGTGTTCAGATGATTAATTTTCTTAGGCAAAACAAGGATATATTCACCTG GAAATGGCGAGTTTGCGTCGATTATTCTGATATGAACAAGGCATGCCCAGTGGACAGCTTCCCTCTTCCCAAAATCGACCAACTGGTTGACAACACTGCTGGGCACAAGCTCTTgatgttcatggatgcatattcaggctacaaccagatagcgATGCATTCCTCGAATAAGCAGAAGACTACTTTTTTCACCGATAAAGGCCTTTACAGTTATAAGGTCATACCGTTCGGTCTGAAAAATGCAAGGACAACATACCAATGA